The following proteins are co-located in the Halocatena salina genome:
- a CDS encoding AMP-dependent synthetase/ligase codes for MSSRAAPSAEWWDAEREYDDAVLEPTTIGQSFEESVKSNRERPAQRYKGGIYDRSLVSADVIEQPPAGRYETLTYSEMQRIVHTLAAGIRDLGVEPTDRIAVFADTRMEWAQVDFALLVAGAVVTTVYTESSTEQVRYLLSDSSSVGLFVENETLLGRVLAVEDDLDLRFIVVMDEFSLAESREDIFTLGELYRRGEQLSQSLQPETWLDSRSPDDLATIIYTSGTTGQPKGVKLTHRNLRDNVNGIRKRGGPRPDKPEDMFVIDKEITTLSFLPLAHVFERTVGHFTMFASGATVAYAESPETVAEDIGKVRPDGLTSVPRVYERIYDSMQEQAQGSRLKEHIFEWALDLAREHSRRSEHGVFHRLKHALADRLVYSNVREELGGGVDGFISGGGSLSVELSRLFDGMGLTIYEGYGLTEAAPVVSVNPIEDPRPGTLGPPLPGVEVSLDGSQIDESRKHHSTSEIGELLVRGANVTSGYWQDPHATEAAFTENEWFRTGDIVEQTDDGYLIFHDRLKQLLVLSTGKNVAPEPIENAFATSDRVEQIMVIGDDEKFISALIVPNFEEVRRWADREEIRLPDSREQLCHDEQVQRWIVEEVNAVNRRFQPEEQIKLFELVSERWTPQNGLLTPSLKKKRRNIRQRYDERIEDIYSSN; via the coding sequence ATGAGTAGTCGAGCAGCACCGAGTGCCGAGTGGTGGGACGCCGAACGAGAGTACGATGATGCGGTCCTCGAACCGACAACGATCGGACAGTCGTTCGAGGAGAGCGTCAAATCCAACCGCGAACGGCCCGCTCAGCGGTACAAAGGCGGGATATACGATCGCTCACTCGTTTCAGCAGACGTGATCGAGCAACCGCCAGCTGGGCGCTACGAAACGCTCACTTACAGCGAGATGCAACGGATCGTCCACACTCTCGCGGCCGGAATACGTGATCTCGGAGTCGAACCGACTGACCGGATCGCCGTTTTCGCTGATACGCGTATGGAGTGGGCACAGGTCGATTTCGCGTTATTGGTCGCTGGTGCGGTCGTGACGACCGTCTATACTGAGTCATCGACGGAGCAGGTGCGGTATCTTCTTTCCGATTCTAGTTCGGTCGGTCTGTTCGTGGAAAACGAGACGCTGTTAGGCCGCGTTCTCGCGGTCGAGGACGATCTCGATCTCCGGTTTATCGTCGTTATGGACGAGTTCTCATTGGCAGAGTCCCGCGAGGATATCTTCACGCTCGGAGAACTATATCGCCGTGGAGAACAGCTCTCACAGTCGTTGCAGCCTGAAACGTGGCTCGACTCCCGTTCACCGGACGATCTCGCAACCATCATTTACACGTCGGGAACGACGGGACAACCGAAGGGCGTCAAGCTCACTCACCGGAACCTCAGAGACAACGTCAACGGGATTCGAAAGCGAGGTGGACCGCGACCCGACAAGCCAGAGGACATGTTCGTTATTGATAAGGAAATTACTACCCTCTCGTTTCTCCCGCTCGCTCACGTGTTCGAACGGACTGTTGGGCATTTCACTATGTTTGCATCCGGGGCAACTGTCGCCTATGCCGAGTCTCCGGAGACGGTAGCAGAGGATATCGGAAAGGTCCGTCCGGACGGACTAACGAGCGTTCCTCGGGTGTATGAGCGCATCTACGATTCCATGCAGGAACAAGCCCAAGGATCACGACTTAAAGAACACATCTTCGAGTGGGCTCTCGACCTCGCCAGAGAACATTCACGCCGTTCGGAGCACGGCGTGTTCCATCGGCTCAAACACGCGCTCGCCGATCGATTGGTGTACAGCAACGTTCGCGAAGAGTTGGGGGGTGGTGTCGACGGATTCATCAGCGGTGGTGGGAGCCTCTCGGTGGAGCTTTCCCGACTGTTCGATGGGATGGGGCTAACGATATACGAAGGATACGGCCTCACGGAGGCCGCCCCTGTCGTGAGCGTCAATCCGATCGAGGATCCCAGACCGGGCACGCTTGGACCGCCACTCCCCGGCGTGGAGGTGTCTCTCGATGGCTCACAGATCGACGAGAGCCGAAAACATCATTCTACGAGTGAGATCGGCGAGCTGCTCGTTCGCGGCGCGAACGTCACGAGCGGCTACTGGCAGGACCCCCACGCCACCGAAGCCGCCTTCACCGAGAACGAGTGGTTTCGCACTGGCGACATCGTAGAGCAGACCGACGATGGGTATCTCATTTTCCACGACCGTCTCAAGCAGCTCCTCGTTCTCTCGACGGGAAAGAACGTCGCCCCCGAACCGATCGAAAACGCCTTTGCCACCAGCGACCGCGTCGAACAGATCATGGTCATCGGCGACGACGAGAAATTCATCAGCGCACTCATCGTCCCGAACTTCGAGGAAGTCCGGCGATGGGCCGACCGAGAGGAGATCCGACTCCCCGATAGTCGAGAGCAACTGTGTCACGATGAACAGGTCCAACGGTGGATCGTCGAGGAAGTAAATGCAGTCAACCGTCGGTTCCAACCCGAAGAGCAGATCAAGCTGTTCGAACTCGTTTCCGAACGATGGACTCCGCA